A genomic region of Mesobacillus jeotgali contains the following coding sequences:
- a CDS encoding LysR family transcriptional regulator: MNLEHLKTFIAAAKYESFSQAGKMLNLSQPAVSHQISQLETYYNKQLFIRANRKIKLSEAGKTLFEHGQQLIALNEKLENLLAEGDSSQSIKIGCSNTIGECLISKMVQDFLKLNPEISSNQIQITIGTSVHITDLLYASEVDLALVEGQAGRYDFISHEFYDDLLVLGISPQLRADPANQDPTTLEQMTWLIREPGCAMRQATLDLWNGLNIKPESVLVYNSNTLIKEGVKNGLGVAVFSKLAICPEIHSRQLIVSSFKDRDRFRPFFLLRKDKQFKSNLHERLWNFIRDLDGNPNASC, from the coding sequence TTGAATCTGGAACATTTAAAGACATTCATAGCCGCTGCTAAATATGAGAGCTTCTCCCAGGCAGGGAAGATGCTGAATCTTTCCCAACCAGCCGTCAGCCATCAAATCAGTCAGCTGGAAACTTATTATAATAAACAATTGTTTATCAGGGCCAATCGCAAAATCAAATTATCAGAGGCTGGAAAAACATTGTTTGAACATGGCCAGCAGTTGATAGCATTGAATGAGAAACTTGAGAATCTTCTGGCAGAAGGGGACTCAAGTCAATCAATCAAGATTGGCTGCAGCAATACAATAGGTGAATGCCTGATCTCAAAGATGGTCCAGGATTTCCTCAAGCTGAATCCTGAAATATCAAGCAATCAAATTCAAATCACCATCGGCACATCTGTGCATATTACAGATTTACTTTATGCTTCTGAAGTTGACCTTGCTCTTGTCGAGGGGCAAGCTGGCCGTTATGACTTTATTTCTCATGAGTTCTATGATGACTTGCTTGTTCTTGGTATTTCTCCACAGCTTAGGGCAGATCCGGCAAACCAGGACCCTACAACTCTCGAGCAAATGACCTGGCTGATCAGAGAGCCGGGCTGTGCGATGAGGCAGGCTACGTTGGATTTGTGGAATGGCTTGAATATCAAACCAGAATCCGTCCTTGTTTATAATAGCAACACACTCATCAAAGAAGGTGTAAAAAATGGACTTGGCGTCGCAGTCTTTTCCAAGTTGGCAATCTGTCCTGAAATTCACTCAAGGCAGCTTATTGTCAGTTCTTTCAAAGACAGGGACCGATTCCGCCCATTCTTCCTGTTAAGAAAAGATAAACAGTTCAAGTCCAATCTGCATGAAAGATTGTGGAACTTCATAAGAGATTTAGATGGAAACCCTAATGCTTCCTGTTAA
- a CDS encoding cytochrome c biogenesis CcdA family protein — MTEIGLFFAFTAGILSFFSPCVFPLLPAYITHLTGGKIEGSKVAVDRATLFTRSFGFIVGFSLIFIVMGASASFLGQVFANYRTIVMQIAGLLIIIFGLQMAGLLNIKFLMMEKKVNSDTKPKGAFSSVFLGMAFASGWSPCVGLALSSILLLASSSDTLYQGMYLLTSYSLGMAVPFLIISFVISYSLKAIKKINKYLSKLALVNGMIMVGMGFLVLSGQMQKISAWLSAYSLFGV; from the coding sequence ATGACGGAAATTGGTTTATTTTTTGCTTTTACTGCTGGTATTTTATCATTCTTCTCACCATGTGTGTTCCCGCTCCTCCCCGCTTACATAACACATTTGACTGGCGGGAAGATTGAGGGATCTAAAGTAGCTGTGGATCGTGCAACACTTTTTACCCGTTCATTTGGATTCATTGTCGGTTTTAGCTTGATTTTCATCGTCATGGGAGCCTCTGCATCGTTCCTTGGACAGGTGTTTGCAAATTACCGGACAATCGTGATGCAAATTGCTGGATTGCTGATCATCATTTTCGGCCTGCAGATGGCTGGCTTGCTGAACATTAAATTTCTGATGATGGAAAAGAAGGTTAATTCCGATACAAAACCGAAAGGAGCTTTCAGTTCCGTGTTCCTTGGTATGGCGTTTGCGAGTGGATGGTCACCTTGTGTCGGACTTGCACTCTCCTCCATCCTGCTTTTGGCGAGTTCTTCCGATACTCTATATCAGGGCATGTACCTGCTGACTTCATATTCTCTTGGAATGGCAGTCCCTTTCCTTATCATTTCTTTTGTCATTTCTTATTCATTAAAAGCAATCAAGAAGATCAACAAATATCTTTCTAAGCTTGCACTCGTGAATGGTATGATAATGGTAGGAATGGGCTTCCTTGTCCTTTCAGGGCAAATGCAGAAAATCAGTGCCTGGCTGTCTGCTTATAGCTTATTCGGAGTTTAA
- a CDS encoding winged helix-turn-helix domain-containing protein, which yields MKKELIGKSVLVVEDDPKIRTLVKIYLTNEGFEVLEADNGIVAQEMIEKYDPCILILDLMLSGKSGEEICRWVRNDLESMMPVIMLTAKASEKSRIDGFKLGADDYVVKPFSPAELMVRVEAVLRRTASRCGKLTFTGLTIKPAKGEAMVDGELLDLTNFEFRLLHMFMQHPGQILSRTQILDTIYENHEKAVTERTIDVHIKNLREKIKEKTPKDYIQTVRGMGYKFAAN from the coding sequence GTGAAGAAAGAACTGATTGGCAAAAGTGTACTCGTCGTTGAAGATGACCCTAAAATCCGCACACTTGTTAAGATTTATTTGACGAATGAAGGCTTTGAGGTGCTGGAAGCTGACAACGGGATCGTCGCTCAGGAAATGATTGAGAAATATGATCCATGCATCCTCATTCTTGACCTGATGCTCTCCGGAAAAAGCGGTGAAGAAATATGCCGCTGGGTTCGCAATGACCTGGAAAGCATGATGCCTGTCATTATGCTGACTGCAAAGGCTTCCGAGAAAAGCAGGATCGATGGCTTCAAGCTTGGAGCCGATGATTATGTCGTAAAGCCCTTCAGTCCAGCTGAGCTGATGGTCAGGGTTGAAGCGGTGTTAAGAAGGACGGCAAGCAGATGCGGGAAACTGACTTTTACAGGTCTTACAATCAAGCCTGCAAAAGGCGAGGCAATGGTTGATGGCGAGCTACTCGATTTGACCAATTTTGAATTCAGGCTTCTTCATATGTTCATGCAGCATCCAGGACAAATCCTTTCTAGGACACAAATACTCGACACAATTTATGAAAACCACGAAAAGGCCGTTACTGAGCGGACGATTGACGTCCATATCAAGAACCTCCGTGAAAAAATTAAAGAAAAAACACCCAAAGATTATATCCAGACAGTAAGAGGAATGGGGTATAAATTTGCGGCGAATTAA
- a CDS encoding HAMP domain-containing sensor histidine kinase, which yields MRRIKSLADLLLSKLVAVNSVVILLVIMLAGISVKDYACFLVNNQQVTGTQLVDTLNSFLIKVSFIAFVIAGLLHYFSVKRIVEPVKTMAFAANQIKEGKIPSKIDVSASGELGELVTNFNAMSETLSAVQTRREEMLRDIAHELRTPLTNINGYLEALHNGILSGDRELFGSLLEESKRITRIVDLISELDAWNKEVYFLEKQFEITDMKQVIAESLAAFQLKLSNKFETVNQHIEHAPIFGHEDGLKQVLSNLLQNIIDYDTGENLSIAAQPDGKVYKITFSHEGKYIDPEMKELIFERFYRLEESRSTKADGAGLGLAIAKSIIDAHQGKIGVDTDGHKHTFWVTIPIHLNS from the coding sequence TTGCGGCGAATTAAAAGCTTGGCAGACCTGTTACTATCTAAACTCGTGGCGGTCAACAGCGTCGTCATCCTGCTTGTCATCATGCTTGCAGGTATATCCGTGAAAGATTACGCCTGCTTCCTTGTCAATAACCAACAGGTGACTGGGACGCAGCTGGTTGACACATTGAATTCATTCCTTATTAAAGTTAGTTTCATTGCATTTGTCATTGCCGGGCTTCTGCATTATTTTTCAGTAAAGCGAATCGTGGAACCGGTGAAGACAATGGCTTTTGCCGCCAACCAAATCAAGGAAGGCAAGATTCCTTCGAAAATAGATGTCTCTGCAAGCGGTGAATTGGGTGAACTAGTAACGAATTTCAACGCCATGTCAGAAACTCTCTCTGCAGTACAGACAAGACGGGAAGAAATGTTAAGAGATATTGCCCATGAGTTGAGGACTCCGTTAACAAATATCAATGGCTATCTTGAAGCCCTTCATAACGGGATATTATCAGGTGACCGCGAGCTATTCGGCTCTCTTTTGGAGGAATCCAAGCGGATTACGAGGATTGTTGACCTGATATCTGAGCTTGACGCGTGGAATAAAGAAGTTTACTTTCTTGAGAAACAGTTTGAAATAACTGATATGAAACAAGTCATCGCAGAATCACTGGCAGCCTTCCAGCTGAAGTTATCGAACAAATTCGAAACAGTCAATCAGCATATAGAACATGCACCCATTTTTGGTCATGAAGACGGCTTAAAGCAAGTCCTATCCAATCTGCTGCAAAATATCATAGATTATGATACTGGCGAGAATCTTTCAATTGCTGCACAGCCTGATGGTAAGGTATACAAAATCACTTTTTCCCATGAAGGAAAATACATTGATCCGGAGATGAAAGAACTCATTTTCGAACGATTTTACAGGCTTGAAGAATCACGCAGCACAAAAGCAGATGGCGCAGGGCTCGGACTTGCCATTGCCAAAAGTATCATTGATGCACATCAAGGGAAAATCGGCGTTGATACAGATGGTCATAAGCACACATTCTGGGTAACGATTCCAATCCACCTAAATTCTTAA
- a CDS encoding OsmC family protein, whose amino-acid sequence MEFTYYNGKLIGQLEYGFLPISPNTEMGYRPMELFVSSLTGCSTSVLANILTKKRIDYKRIDVQVSATRNPEEANRVEQLIFNVRVQIDTMDKADHAEKLAGLVLKNCGMIQSVIGSIDIGYQIEFTSEQPKKGDVA is encoded by the coding sequence ATGGAATTTACCTACTATAATGGAAAACTGATTGGCCAGCTTGAATATGGGTTCTTGCCAATATCTCCAAATACTGAGATGGGGTACAGACCTATGGAGCTGTTCGTATCCTCTTTAACTGGATGCAGCACCTCGGTGCTCGCAAATATTCTCACCAAAAAGAGAATAGACTATAAAAGAATTGACGTACAAGTGTCAGCGACCAGGAATCCGGAAGAGGCAAACCGGGTTGAACAGCTGATCTTTAATGTACGTGTTCAGATTGATACTATGGACAAGGCTGATCATGCTGAAAAGCTTGCCGGACTTGTCCTGAAAAATTGCGGCATGATTCAATCTGTAATCGGCAGTATCGACATCGGTTATCAGATTGAGTTCACGTCAGAACAGCCAAAAAAAGGTGATGTTGCTTGA
- a CDS encoding peroxiredoxin family protein: MNKNLLSFAILALAVVILVVNIWKPGSTESEKNTTAPAGESVETTEDIPGAKLSSLREGAEAPDFELNTLDGKTIKLSDYRGKKVILNFWATWCPPCKAEMPHMQNFYEEYNDQDVEILAVNLTNMDKGADEVKKFVEEYGLTFTIPMDEEGYAGTTYQAFTIPTSYILDENGVITKKIVGPMDEKMMKELTGVK, encoded by the coding sequence TTGAATAAAAATCTTTTATCATTTGCGATTTTAGCGCTGGCTGTTGTCATTCTTGTCGTGAATATCTGGAAACCTGGATCAACAGAAAGTGAAAAGAACACAACAGCTCCAGCAGGCGAATCTGTAGAAACAACAGAGGATATTCCAGGCGCGAAGCTTTCTTCTTTGCGTGAAGGCGCAGAGGCTCCTGATTTTGAGTTGAATACTCTTGATGGAAAAACAATCAAGCTATCTGATTACCGTGGCAAAAAAGTGATCCTTAATTTCTGGGCTACATGGTGTCCTCCATGTAAGGCCGAAATGCCGCATATGCAAAATTTCTACGAAGAATACAATGATCAGGACGTAGAAATTCTCGCTGTCAACCTGACAAATATGGATAAAGGTGCAGATGAAGTCAAAAAATTCGTTGAGGAGTACGGTTTGACCTTTACGATTCCTATGGATGAAGAGGGATACGCCGGAACGACCTACCAGGCATTCACCATCCCAACCAGCTATATTCTTGATGAAAATGGTGTGATTACGAAGAAAATCGTTGGCCCTATGGATGAGAAAATGATGAAGGAACTTACTGGTGTTAAGTAA
- a CDS encoding bifunctional metallophosphatase/5'-nucleotidase — protein sequence MTKLTIIQQNDTHGSLDLHPELFWKENKPELRKTGGFPRIAKYIKDFKSQADNVLFLDGGDLFHGTLPLVASKGEAILPALEKMGLDGWVPGNWDFAYGKEQLSSLVKALPFPSVACNVKKQETNESFMNPFIIKELEGVKVGIIGLTYPYVDETMPESFSKGLAFSRGVEETRDCVEELKDQVDLVVVLSHMGLPLDVELATLVDGIDIVLSGHSHDRVEEAITVNDTLVVQAGSSASFLGKLDITLEGGRMEDYRYELVAIDESFPEDEEMAVIIADILEPYSKERGNLVGKTESILHRMTLNEAPMDQLITDAYLHAYDSDLAFSHGWRYGTPIPTGDITEYELHSIIPTNPEMFTLEMTGERLLNALEKNLEMVFSRDPFKQKGGYILRSSGLFMSFKPYNPEGNRIQKLLVGGQEIDLKKKYKVAGAGKQLFKGAEADKTYHGVHALDVIKQYLLEKGTFKADAEPRILST from the coding sequence ATGACTAAGTTGACGATTATACAACAAAACGATACCCATGGGAGCCTGGATCTCCACCCTGAACTATTCTGGAAAGAAAACAAACCTGAACTGCGTAAAACAGGTGGATTTCCGAGAATTGCGAAGTATATCAAGGATTTTAAATCACAAGCAGATAATGTTTTATTTCTGGATGGGGGAGACCTGTTTCATGGAACACTCCCTTTAGTAGCGTCGAAAGGCGAAGCAATTTTACCAGCATTGGAAAAAATGGGGCTGGATGGCTGGGTCCCTGGGAACTGGGATTTCGCCTACGGAAAAGAGCAATTGTCCTCTCTGGTAAAAGCATTGCCTTTTCCCTCTGTCGCCTGCAACGTTAAGAAACAAGAAACAAATGAATCGTTTATGAACCCATTTATCATCAAGGAGCTAGAGGGCGTCAAGGTCGGTATCATAGGTCTGACTTATCCGTATGTCGATGAGACCATGCCGGAAAGCTTCTCGAAAGGCCTTGCGTTCTCTAGAGGTGTGGAGGAAACGCGTGATTGTGTGGAAGAGTTAAAGGATCAGGTAGACCTAGTTGTGGTGTTAAGCCATATGGGGCTCCCTCTTGATGTAGAGCTGGCAACTCTCGTAGATGGCATTGATATAGTCTTGTCGGGGCACAGCCATGACAGGGTAGAAGAGGCGATCACCGTCAATGATACGCTTGTCGTCCAAGCTGGTTCAAGTGCATCATTCCTTGGAAAACTTGATATTACCCTTGAAGGCGGAAGGATGGAGGATTATCGATACGAACTAGTGGCAATTGACGAAAGCTTCCCTGAGGATGAGGAAATGGCTGTAATCATTGCTGATATATTAGAACCGTACAGTAAGGAGCGGGGCAATCTCGTCGGAAAGACCGAGTCTATTTTACACAGAATGACCTTGAATGAAGCGCCGATGGATCAACTGATCACAGATGCCTATCTTCACGCCTATGATAGCGATCTGGCATTTTCACATGGGTGGAGGTATGGTACTCCAATCCCAACAGGGGATATTACCGAGTATGAGCTGCATTCCATCATCCCGACGAACCCCGAAATGTTCACACTCGAAATGACTGGAGAGCGCCTGTTGAATGCCCTAGAGAAGAATCTGGAGATGGTGTTCTCAAGAGACCCGTTCAAGCAAAAAGGCGGATATATCCTAAGGTCTTCTGGATTATTCATGTCCTTCAAGCCCTACAATCCGGAAGGGAACAGGATTCAGAAGCTGCTCGTTGGCGGACAGGAGATTGACCTGAAAAAGAAATACAAGGTTGCGGGGGCCGGCAAACAGCTGTTCAAAGGGGCTGAAGCAGATAAAACCTACCATGGTGTCCATGCTCTTGATGTTATTAAGCAGTATTTGCTGGAAAAGGGAACATTCAAGGCTGATGCAGAACCAAGAATCCTGAGCACCTAG
- a CDS encoding MBL fold metallo-hydrolase — protein sequence MVKTISAKEIAQKVINHEDLFIIDARNTDDFDDWKIEGRNVIVHNTPYFDLLEGIDPIKDVLPKDQDIYVVCAKGGSSEFVAEQIEEAGYTNVYSIEGGMKAWSEHLEPIKIGDLKNGGSLYQFVRIGKGCLSYLVESNGEAAIIDTNRMIEQYEEFMSGKDFKLIALLDTHLHADHISGGKKLADKVGAKYYLPPKDAEEVTFQYEPLQDGDEIKVGNTVIHALYSPGHTIGSTSFIIHDQYLLTGDILFIDSIGRPDLAGLAQDWVGDLRSTLYKRYKELADELLVLPAHYMGINEMNDDGSISEKLGVLYAENHGLQIDSEDTFRKTVTENLPPQPNSYQEIRQMNMGKINPDIEEQREMEIGPNRCAVR from the coding sequence ATGGTAAAGACAATCTCAGCAAAAGAAATAGCGCAAAAAGTCATTAACCATGAAGACCTGTTTATCATTGATGCAAGAAATACAGATGACTTCGATGATTGGAAAATTGAAGGACGCAATGTAATAGTCCATAATACGCCATACTTTGACCTGCTTGAAGGTATTGATCCAATAAAGGATGTATTGCCTAAAGACCAGGATATTTACGTTGTATGCGCAAAAGGTGGTTCGTCAGAGTTTGTTGCCGAGCAAATTGAAGAGGCTGGTTATACGAATGTATACTCTATTGAAGGCGGTATGAAAGCCTGGAGTGAGCATTTAGAGCCTATCAAGATCGGTGACCTTAAGAATGGCGGATCGCTCTATCAATTCGTCCGAATTGGGAAAGGATGCCTATCCTATCTTGTTGAATCAAATGGCGAAGCTGCCATCATCGATACAAACCGGATGATTGAACAGTATGAGGAATTCATGTCAGGCAAGGATTTCAAGCTTATTGCCCTGTTGGATACCCACCTTCATGCTGACCATATTTCGGGTGGTAAGAAACTTGCTGATAAAGTGGGAGCCAAATACTATCTCCCTCCAAAAGATGCAGAAGAAGTGACTTTCCAATATGAACCTCTTCAAGATGGCGATGAAATCAAGGTTGGAAACACCGTGATCCATGCATTGTACTCTCCGGGCCATACAATCGGAAGTACTTCGTTCATCATTCATGACCAATATTTATTGACTGGTGACATTCTGTTCATCGACTCAATCGGACGCCCTGACCTGGCCGGCCTGGCTCAGGACTGGGTGGGCGACTTGAGGAGCACTTTATACAAGCGCTATAAGGAACTCGCTGATGAACTGCTGGTCCTTCCAGCCCACTATATGGGAATCAATGAAATGAATGATGACGGCAGCATTTCCGAAAAACTTGGTGTCCTTTATGCCGAGAACCACGGTTTGCAAATCGACAGTGAAGATACGTTCAGGAAGACAGTTACCGAGAACCTTCCGCCACAGCCAAATTCCTATCAGGAAATCAGGCAGATGAATATGGGGAAAATCAATCCGGATATCGAAGAGCAGCGGGAAATGGAAATCGGCCCTAACCGCTGTGCAGTTAGATAA
- a CDS encoding DsrE/DsrF/DrsH-like family protein, producing MKVAIIASNGGMFDAYKVFNIATAAAATDAEVGIFFTFEGLNLIHKEAHKQLPMPAGTEHFQEGFARENVPPVEQLVEMAAEMGVKMIACQMTMDVMSLQKDQFVEGIDVGGAASFLHFASDADITLTF from the coding sequence ATGAAAGTAGCTATCATCGCCTCTAACGGCGGAATGTTCGACGCATACAAAGTATTCAATATCGCGACTGCAGCAGCAGCAACAGACGCAGAAGTAGGAATTTTCTTCACATTTGAAGGGCTTAACCTGATCCATAAGGAAGCGCACAAGCAACTTCCTATGCCAGCAGGGACAGAACACTTCCAGGAAGGTTTCGCAAGAGAAAATGTTCCTCCTGTAGAACAGCTTGTTGAAATGGCAGCTGAAATGGGCGTCAAAATGATTGCCTGCCAGATGACAATGGACGTAATGTCTCTTCAAAAAGATCAGTTCGTTGAGGGGATCGATGTAGGCGGTGCTGCTTCCTTCCTGCACTTCGCAAGTGACGCAGACATTACGCTGACATTCTAA
- a CDS encoding sulfurtransferase TusA family protein, producing the protein MSISADKVLDAKGLACPMPIVKTKKTMNELEPGQVIEVQATDKGSTTDLKAWAESTGNQYLGTITEGDVLKHYLRKASDDELNNETPHPHTASLEEVLAKLDGNEKITILDVRESAEYAFGHIPNAKSIPLGELEQRFNELNPEEDVYIICRSGSRSDMAAKKLAEKGFKKPINVVSGMKDWTGPTETSVEK; encoded by the coding sequence ATGTCAATTTCTGCGGATAAAGTACTGGACGCAAAAGGACTTGCGTGCCCAATGCCGATTGTCAAAACAAAGAAAACCATGAATGAGCTGGAGCCTGGCCAGGTTATCGAGGTGCAGGCAACGGACAAAGGATCGACAACTGATTTAAAAGCATGGGCTGAAAGTACAGGCAATCAATACCTCGGTACAATAACTGAAGGAGATGTGCTTAAACACTATCTCCGTAAAGCCAGTGATGATGAACTCAATAATGAAACGCCTCACCCACATACAGCCTCTCTTGAAGAAGTATTGGCTAAGCTTGATGGGAATGAAAAAATAACGATTCTCGATGTAAGAGAATCTGCTGAATATGCTTTTGGGCATATTCCGAATGCGAAATCAATTCCACTTGGAGAACTAGAGCAGCGTTTCAATGAACTGAACCCTGAAGAGGATGTTTATATCATTTGCCGCTCTGGCTCAAGAAGTGACATGGCAGCGAAAAAGCTTGCTGAAAAAGGATTCAAAAAACCAATTAATGTTGTTTCTGGAATGAAGGACTGGACAGGCCCGACCGAAACATCAGTTGAAAAATAG
- a CDS encoding F510_1955 family glycosylhydrolase, protein MFNNRFILVTTLAAGMFVFTGCSGEENQEQAKPASEENNAENEEQKQSEEVSEADFIIKAAPQKIDHIHGIGYPGNDEGLYVASHHGLKIFKDGQWLETTDENHDYMGFQAFEGGFFASGHPAEGSDLKNPLGLVKSTDKGNTLKKIAFYGESDFHFLSASYKDDVLYLINEEPNSELERGVYVSKDRGGAWELVELNGLTANSLGMIAVHPEKGGTIAMSTREGIFVSNDYGKTMERAGDYQMVTAAAYSKGALYIAPVVNEEIKLIRLSIEQGNAGEEVTIPNLKYDNPITYIAADPEQEDRIAFITILNDLYETEDGGKTWNQLLVNGRIE, encoded by the coding sequence ATGTTTAACAATAGATTCATTTTGGTCACAACCCTGGCCGCTGGAATGTTCGTATTTACTGGATGTTCAGGTGAAGAAAATCAGGAACAGGCAAAGCCTGCTTCTGAGGAAAATAATGCAGAGAATGAGGAGCAAAAGCAATCTGAGGAGGTATCAGAGGCTGATTTTATCATAAAGGCTGCTCCGCAAAAAATTGATCATATTCACGGAATTGGTTACCCGGGAAATGATGAGGGTTTATATGTCGCCTCCCACCATGGTTTGAAGATATTCAAAGATGGTCAATGGCTGGAAACGACTGACGAAAACCATGACTACATGGGATTTCAGGCTTTTGAAGGTGGCTTTTTTGCAAGTGGCCATCCAGCAGAGGGCTCAGACCTGAAAAATCCGCTTGGCCTTGTGAAAAGTACCGACAAGGGCAACACACTTAAAAAAATAGCTTTTTACGGGGAGAGCGATTTTCATTTTCTTTCTGCTAGCTACAAGGATGACGTCTTATACTTGATTAATGAAGAGCCTAATTCTGAGCTGGAGCGAGGCGTATATGTCTCCAAAGATAGAGGTGGAGCATGGGAACTTGTAGAACTTAATGGACTTACTGCAAATTCCCTTGGGATGATTGCAGTTCATCCTGAAAAAGGCGGAACTATAGCGATGTCTACGAGAGAAGGGATTTTTGTTTCGAACGATTATGGGAAGACCATGGAAAGAGCTGGAGATTATCAAATGGTTACGGCTGCAGCCTATTCTAAGGGGGCCTTGTATATCGCACCAGTCGTGAATGAAGAGATTAAGCTAATCAGACTTTCAATAGAGCAGGGAAATGCAGGGGAGGAAGTGACCATACCTAACCTGAAGTATGACAATCCGATTACTTATATAGCTGCTGACCCAGAGCAGGAAGACCGGATTGCATTCATTACCATCCTGAACGACCTTTACGAAACAGAGGATGGCGGGAAGACTTGGAATCAGCTTTTGGTCAACGGAAGAATTGAATAG